The following proteins come from a genomic window of Hymenobacter canadensis:
- a CDS encoding TonB-dependent receptor domain-containing protein — protein sequence MKKSFLLLVLTSAGHLVWAQMPQGAPAGSRPAGAGRPASAGQPAGQPGAPAAQGTGRVTGTVTDAATKQAVPYATVVLLNPAGKAVDGASADDNGKFSIPRVAAGTYTVQISFIGYKNVERPGVVITEDGNTVALGAITLESAAQKLGEVVVEGQRSLIEEKVDRTVYNAEKDETTRGGDATDVLKRVPMLSVDLDGNVSLRGSSNIRVLINNRPSTISANSIADALKQIPADQIKTVEVITSPSAKYDAEGSGGIINIVTKQNNLQGFTLDLRSSIGLRSSDLGLNASYRVGKMGFSLGGGGRGQYNTPGSFRNVQRTYALTDARPLTGTTTQEADTRQQNVFGRYSLGWDYDINKYNFLSASVQLGLRNGNNYQDGLLRNTVRPDISQPIIDRRDVRVLDRSNTLDATLNYTRTFETPQRELSVLGQYSRNNRTNDFSNDVLEGLSAGDRLLNENDSYNQEVTLQVDYQTPLSKTQLLEFGAKDIMRKVNSDYQSLRNGQIDEQVGNSNEFTYDQNVAAAYTSYTVGFLKNYTLKAGARYEYTTINADFRTAEAPNIPSYSVVVPSVNLSRKLASGNTLKAAYNRRIQRPSLQFLNPNRQAANPLNVSQGNPLLEPEKTNNYELGYSTFIKQTSLTFSAFVRNTTGSIQPVRDVQGDTIITNYQNIGQENAYGGSVFANVNINNKLTLNGGTDFYYAVLDNNQSNKFFAASNEGFVISGRLSGTYNFTKGWGLQAFSFYRGRQVQLQGYQGGFGVYSLGVKKDFAEKKGSIGFGADNFFASNIKIRNEISSYTLEQNSENILRRSGFRVNVSYRIGKLSMAQPKRKRSINNDDLKDGGDGGNGAGATPAQGASGGRP from the coding sequence ATGAAAAAATCTTTCCTCCTCCTGGTTCTCACCAGTGCCGGCCACTTGGTGTGGGCACAAATGCCGCAGGGCGCTCCGGCGGGTAGCCGTCCTGCCGGTGCCGGCCGTCCGGCCTCAGCCGGCCAGCCAGCGGGCCAGCCCGGTGCTCCGGCCGCGCAGGGCACTGGCCGCGTGACGGGTACCGTGACGGATGCCGCCACCAAGCAGGCTGTGCCTTACGCCACGGTGGTGCTGCTCAACCCGGCCGGTAAGGCTGTGGATGGCGCCTCGGCCGACGACAACGGTAAGTTCTCGATTCCGCGCGTGGCGGCGGGCACCTACACCGTGCAGATCAGCTTCATCGGCTACAAGAACGTGGAGCGCCCCGGCGTGGTGATTACCGAAGACGGCAACACCGTGGCGCTGGGCGCCATCACGCTGGAATCGGCGGCGCAGAAGCTGGGTGAAGTGGTAGTGGAAGGCCAACGCAGCCTGATTGAGGAAAAGGTGGACCGCACCGTCTACAACGCCGAGAAAGACGAAACCACCCGTGGGGGCGACGCCACCGACGTGCTCAAGCGCGTGCCCATGCTCTCCGTGGACCTCGACGGCAACGTGAGTCTGCGCGGTAGCTCCAACATCCGGGTGCTCATCAACAACCGCCCCAGCACTATCTCGGCCAACAGCATTGCCGACGCGCTGAAGCAGATTCCGGCTGACCAGATCAAGACCGTGGAGGTGATTACCTCGCCCTCGGCCAAGTACGACGCCGAAGGCTCGGGCGGCATTATCAACATCGTGACCAAGCAGAACAACCTTCAGGGTTTTACGCTTGATCTGCGCAGCAGCATCGGGTTGCGCAGCTCCGACCTGGGTCTGAACGCCTCGTACCGGGTGGGTAAGATGGGCTTCTCGCTGGGTGGCGGCGGCCGCGGCCAGTACAACACCCCTGGCAGCTTCCGCAACGTGCAGCGCACCTACGCCCTCACCGATGCACGCCCGCTCACCGGCACCACCACGCAGGAGGCCGATACACGCCAGCAGAACGTGTTCGGGCGCTACTCGCTGGGCTGGGACTACGACATCAACAAGTACAACTTCCTCTCGGCCTCCGTGCAGCTGGGTTTGCGCAACGGCAACAACTACCAGGACGGCCTGCTGCGCAATACCGTGCGCCCCGATATCAGCCAGCCCATCATCGACCGCCGCGACGTGCGGGTGCTGGACCGCTCCAACACGCTGGATGCCACCCTCAACTACACCCGCACCTTCGAGACGCCGCAGCGTGAGCTGAGCGTGCTGGGCCAGTACAGCCGCAACAACCGCACGAACGACTTCAGCAACGACGTGCTGGAGGGCCTGAGCGCCGGCGACCGGCTGCTCAACGAAAACGACAGCTACAACCAGGAAGTAACGCTGCAGGTCGATTACCAGACGCCGCTCAGCAAAACCCAGCTGCTGGAATTCGGGGCTAAAGACATCATGCGCAAGGTGAACAGCGACTACCAGTCGCTGCGCAACGGCCAGATCGACGAGCAGGTGGGCAACTCCAACGAGTTTACCTACGACCAGAACGTGGCCGCCGCCTACACCTCGTACACGGTCGGCTTCCTGAAGAACTACACGCTGAAGGCCGGTGCCCGCTACGAGTACACCACCATCAACGCCGACTTCCGTACGGCCGAAGCACCCAACATTCCGTCGTACAGCGTGGTGGTGCCCAGCGTGAACCTGTCGCGGAAGCTGGCCAGCGGCAACACGCTCAAGGCCGCCTACAACCGCCGGATTCAGCGCCCGTCGCTACAATTCCTCAACCCCAATCGGCAGGCAGCTAACCCGCTTAACGTGAGCCAGGGCAACCCGCTGTTGGAGCCGGAGAAAACCAACAACTACGAGCTGGGCTACAGCACGTTTATCAAGCAAACCTCGCTCACGTTCTCGGCTTTCGTGCGCAATACCACTGGCTCCATCCAGCCGGTGCGCGACGTGCAAGGCGACACCATCATCACCAACTACCAGAACATCGGGCAGGAAAACGCCTACGGTGGCAGCGTTTTTGCCAACGTCAACATCAATAACAAGCTCACCCTGAACGGCGGCACCGACTTCTATTACGCAGTGCTCGACAACAACCAGAGCAACAAGTTTTTTGCGGCCAGCAACGAGGGCTTCGTCATCAGCGGCCGCCTAAGCGGCACCTACAACTTCACGAAAGGGTGGGGGCTACAGGCGTTCAGCTTCTACCGCGGCCGGCAGGTGCAGCTGCAGGGCTATCAGGGCGGTTTTGGGGTCTATAGCCTCGGAGTGAAGAAAGACTTTGCCGAGAAAAAAGGCAGCATCGGCTTCGGGGCCGACAACTTCTTCGCGTCCAACATCAAAATCCGCAACGAAATCAGCTCCTACACGCTGGAGCAGAACAGCGAGAACATCCTGCGCCGCTCGGGCTTCCGCGTGAACGTGAGCTACCGCATTGGTAAGCTGAGCATGGCCCAGCCCAAGCGCAAGCGCTCCATCAACAACGACGACCTGAAAGACGGCGGCGACGGTGGTAACGGAGCCGGGGCCACGCCCGCCCAAGGGGCAAGCGGCGGCCGCCCCTAA